From the genome of Plasmodium malariae genome assembly, chromosome: 9, one region includes:
- the PmUG01_09022500 gene encoding protein tyrosine phosphatase, putative, with protein sequence MQSSVDYELLSKSFFYCNKRVYKKSSTFDKVINRINVKYFEMERYLGNANYNMDYLNPVLNHPTKIEHGKIKILILDAPTNDLLPLYIKEMKNYNVTDLVRTCERTYNDGEIKNAGINVHELIFPDGDAPNVDIVNNWLNIVNNVIKNNCAVAVHCVAGLGRAPVLASIVLIEFGMDPIDAIVFIRDRRKGAINKRQLQFLKEYKKKKKKKNCLRKCHFM encoded by the coding sequence ATGCAAAGTAGTGTTgattatgaattattaagTAAATCCTTCTTTTATTGTAATAAACgagtttataaaaaaagtagtaCTTTTGATAAAGTTATTAATAGAATAAATGTGAAATATTTCGAAATGGAAAGATATTTAGGTAATGCAAACTATAATATGGATTACTTAAACCCAGTTTTAAATCATCCAACAAAAATTGAGCatgggaaaataaaaattttgattttAGATGCACCAACAAATGATTTATtaccattatatataaaagaaatgaaaaattataatgtgACTGATTTAGTTCGTACATGCGAGAGGACATATAATGAtggtgaaataaaaaatgcagGAATAAATGTTCATGAATTAATATTCCCAGATGGGGATGCCCCAAATGTAGATATTGTTAATAATTGGTTAAACATTGtaaataatgtaattaaaaataattgcgCAGTTGCCGTTCATTGTGTAGCAGGGTTAGGTAGAGCACCTGTTTTAGCTTCTATTGTATTAATTGAATTTGGAATGGATCCTATTGATGCAATTGTTTTTATACGAGATAGAAGAAAAGGTGCAATTAACAAAAGACAGTTACagtttttaaaagaatacaagaaaaaaaaaaaaaaaaaaaattgtctGAGAAAATGTCATTTTAtgtaa